The genomic window CTGCAGTGGGGCGCGCACGTCGGAATTGTTTGAAAACGTGCAGTTCGTGCCAGAAGGCGACGCAATCGGCGCGCCCGCTTCGTATCGTGAGGTCTCCTACCCACAGGAGGCAACGTTGATGGCCTGGCATACAAGCCGTTCTGCCCTGACGATCGTCGACCCCAGCAACAGCTGGTGGACCACCCTCTACGACCCCGGCGACACGGTACCGGTCTCGGGGATCTACAGCTGCCAAGGCTGCAGGAGCGAGATCACCTGCAAGCAGGGCGAAGCATTTCCCCCGCGCTCGCACCACCCGCATCTGCCGAACGAAGGCATGCTGCGCTGGCGACTCATCGTGCGTACCAACGCACAGGTCATCTGACGCAGACACAGGGACGCCGGGGACCACGTCGTCCGTGCCGCACACGACCGATCCCTTCCGTCCCCTTTCTGCGCTCAGCGGCGACTGATAGTGAAGGCGGCGCCGTCCACGCCCAGGTCCCACCC from Stenotrophomonas sp. 704A1 includes these protein-coding regions:
- a CDS encoding protein L → MAWHTSRSALTIVDPSNSWWTTLYDPGDTVPVSGIYSCQGCRSEITCKQGEAFPPRSHHPHLPNEGMLRWRLIVRTNAQVI